The nucleotide window ACAAGGGCTTTTCCTGCCATATCGACGGCGTCGGCCCGACCTTGGCGTTGAATTTCAATGACGATGCGACCCGTCAGATGATCGCCGGCTTCATCGGCAGCCGTTCGGTTGGACCGTGGATGTCGGTTCAGACCCGCTCAAAGCAGGACCTGCTCGAGCTGTTCTCGAAATTCGACAAATTGCCGACTTTCCTGAACAGCACGGGACCCGGTTATGGGATCGAGCGTGTCCTGTACGAGCTGAATGAAGATATTCACTGCATGAGCTCGATGATCGAGCATCTCTATGTCACTGATCCGGAAGAAGTGATTCCGTCACTCGAGGCCGTGGCTCAGGGCCAGAACCGGCCTCCGATTCCAATGGACCGGCATCTTGCAGCGTTTCTTGGCGCCCGCTCTTCCGACATTGATGACCGGCTGCTGCGTCCGCTTGGCAACGCCACGGACAAACGTCCCGCGATCGACGCGCTGAATGTCATGCGGCTGCTTGCCCGGATACAGGCACTGTCGCGGAACGGCCCCATGCCGGGGCTATGCAAGTGGTTTACCGAACTGATGAAGCCGGCCGTGAACGGTTTTCACAATTTGAAGGCCCGGGCGGCTGTCGAAACCAGCATGATGAAGGCGTCCGAGAGCGGTCAACTCGGCGAAATCCTGAAAATCTTCGATGATCAGAGGGCTCAGCAGCGGGACCAGCAGGGCTTTGCGCGGGCGCAACAGGAATTCGCCCATTGTGCGGTGCAGATTGCCCAGATGAACCTCGATCTGCAGAACAAGGACAGTCTGGCGGCGGAACTCGGGGAGCAGGCGGCGGCCGTGATCTCCGGTGTTGTCGGCAGTGTGGGAACGACGGCTATCGTGATCCTCTATTTGGTTTAAACTGCGTTCTGCCGCATCCTCGCCGGGTCGCGGGCGGAACGAAACGGGCAATCGGAAACAGAGATGGCATCAAAATCGGCCAACGCATCATCGTTGAAGGTTATTGTCATCACGATCGTTGGCGGCCTGATGCTGTTCACGCTGCCGACCGTCCTGGTTCTGGGGCTTGGCATGTTGCCGACCTTCGCCGCCATGATGGTTGACCAGAGGCGGGAGAAATACACGACGCTTTGCGTTGGTTGCATGAATTTCGTCGGTGTGCTGCCGTTCGTCGCCCGACTCTGGTCGGAGGACCATTCCTACGCCAAGGCATTCGAGATCATGGCTGATCCCTTCGCCTGGCTGACAATGCTGGGGGCTGCGGGGCTTGGCTGGTGCATCTATCTGCTTGCGCCCGGCGTTGTCTCTATGGGGATTGCCATGCGCATCGAACAGCGCATCGGCAGGCTGCGCCGCCGTCAGAGAGAACTTGTCGAGGAATGGGGGCCGGGTGTTGCCGGTGCCCTGGACAATAGCGAGCCGCAGGACTCCAAATCTGCAAAAGAAGGCCGGGACAGTTAAGCCCCGGCCAGTGGTCTTCTTCAGACCGTTTCCAGACGCTGCTCCATGGCAGCGTTGCGCATTGCTTTCTGAAGCTTCTCGAAGGCTCTTACCTCGATCTGCCGGACCCGTTCCCGGCTGATGTTGTAGACCTGACTGAGATCTTCGAGCGTTGTCGGGTTTTCCTGCAGGCGCCGCTCCGTCAGGATATGACGCTCGCGCTCGTTCAGGGTTTCCATGCCGATGGACAATAGTTGCCGCCGCTGGTCCAGCTCCTCGCTTTCCGCGAGCTGCGTTTCCTGGCTATCGCCCTCATCAACCAGCCAGTCCTGCCATTCACCTTCCCCATCAATGCGCAAAGGCGCATTCAGGGAATGGTCCGGGGCGGCCAGCCGTCGGTTCATATTGACGACGTCCTTTTCCGGGACTTCGAGTTTAGTGGCAATCGCCGTCACCCGTTCCGGAGAGAGATCGCCTTCTTCGATGGCCTGCATCTGGCCTTTCAGCTTTCGCAGGTTGAAGAACAGCTTCTTCTGCGCTGCCGTGGTGCCGATTTTCACCAGCGACCAAGAATGCAGGATGTATTCCTGAATGGCCGCCCGGATCCACCACATGGCATAGGTGGCGAGACGGAAGCCGCGCTCCGGATCGAAGCGCTTCACTGCCTGCATCATGCCGACATTGCCTTCGGAGATCAGCTCGGCGACCGGCAGGCCGTAGCCGCGATAGCCCATGGCGATCTTGGCGACGAGCCGGAGGTGGCTGGTGACGAGTTTGTGCGCGGCATCGGAATCGTCATGCTCCCGCCAGCTTTTGGCGAGCATGTATTCCTCTTCCGGCTTCAGCATTGGAAACTTGCGAATTTCCTGAAGGTAACGGGTCAGGTTGCCTTCCACCGACATGGTCGGGAGCTGTGTCGCTTGTGCCATGGTTCCCCTACAATTCTATTCGACGACTACTGAAATCATCGCCTCTAGAGGGGGAACGCATACATATAGCGTCCATTTCCTCCCCCCGTGATCTTTAATATTGTGTGTGAATGTGGACTTTTTAAGGCCTAATTAACGTTCTATTGGACACGACCGGAAAATGACTTATTCAGGATTATTGCGTAATCCAGCCAGAAGCAGCTCCATATCGGTCGGTAACGGGCTCTCGAACCGAAGCATTTCACGGCTTATCGGGTGCTCGAAGCCAAGCACTGCCGCATGCAAAGCCTGCCGGGTGAAAGCCCTGATGGCCTCCGGATCCGATGCCTTGTTGCTCCGCCCGTAAAGCGGATCGCCGATCAGCGCATGGCCGATATTGGCCATGTGAACCCTGATCTGGTGGGTCCGCCCGGTTTCCAGCCGGCATTCGACCAGCGCGGCCTTCATGCCGAACCGTTCCAGCACCTTGTAGTGGGTCACCGCCGGTTTGCCGGTGGCCGTGACCGCCATTTTCTTCCGGTTGCGCTGGCTCCGGCCGATGGCGCCCTCGATCCGGTCCGATGATTTAGTCGGCACACCGCGTACGACGGCCCGGTAGCGGCGCTCGATGGTGTGTGCGGCGAACTGAACCACCAGACCCTGATGCGCATCGTCGCTCTTGGCGACGACCATCAGGCCGCTGGTGTCCTTGTCGATCCGGTGCACGATGCCGGGCCGTTTCACCCCGCCTATCCCGGAGAGGCTGCCGCCGCAATGGGCGAGCAGGGCATTGACAAGCGTACCATCCCAGCTGCCGGGCGCCGGATGCACAACGAGACCAGCCTGCTTGTTGACGACGATCAGATCGTCATCCTCGTAAACTATCGAGAGCGGGATCTCTTCGGCTTCCGGTTCCGCTGGTTCGGGGGGCGGAATATCGACCCGGTAGGTATGGCCCGGTTTGACCGTTTCCGAGGGGTCGGTTATCGTCCCGTCTCCGCAGCTGACGCGGCCTTCCAGGATGAGATTTTTCAAGCGACTCCGGGACAGGTTCGGGCTGTCCGGCATCTCTGCCAGGCGCCCGGCGAGCCAACGGTCGACGCGGTCGACATTCTCTTCCCGTGCCTCGGCATCGCCGGACACGATCTCTATTTGAAAATTTTCTGAAGCAGGATCCATGGCGGCGAACCTACCCGATAGCGATGAAAACAAAAAGCGGGCTGAACCGGGCTGGCTTCTGCCGGCGAAAATAGCCGTTGTGGTGATGGGGCTGATGATCCTCTCCGGCCTCGGTGTGATCGCCTATACGGTCGCCACCCGGCTAAGCGGCGGCGAAGAGAAAACGGTGGCTGCCCCTGCTGCAACACCTGCTGCAACAGGGACGGAAGCCCAGGTTGTCCGGCAGATCGCGACTGCGTTCGGCACTGTCGATGTGGCGATTCCGAACGGTGCCCGTCTCGGCGCGGTCCAGCTCGAAGACGGCAGGCTGATCCTGCGGATGAACCTTCAGAACAGTAAGGTTCGGTTGCTGGTTTACGATCTGGCGACCGGTAAGGAACTGGGCGTCTTCAATATCACCCGGGAAAAGTAAGAATGACCAGTAATCCCAATATCTGGAACGTCAACTTTGCCAGCGACAATGTCGCCGGCGCGGCGCCGGAAATCATGACCGCGCTGCAGGAAGCCTCCACCGGTTTCGCCATGCCTTACGGCAATGACGATCTGACTGAGATCGTCCGCCGCCGGCTGGCCGAGACCTTCGAGACGGAGCTTGCCGCCTATCCGGTCGCCACCGGGACCGCGGCCAACTCGTTGGCCCTGTCGGTGCTATCTCCGCCCTATGGCGTGGTCTTCTGTCATGAAGGCGCGCATATCGAGGAAGACGAGTGTGCGGCGCCGGAATTCTATATAGGCGGCGGCAAGCTGACCCTTCTGTCCGGCGAAAACGGCAAGTTCTCCGCCGACACGCTGGCGAAAAAGCTCGGCGACCCGAGCGCAGCCTCGGCGGTGCATCACGCCCAGCCGGCGGCGGTCAGCATCTCCCAGCTGACGGAGAAGGGCACGGCCTACAGTCTGGACGAGATCCGGGCCATCGCCGATGTCGCCCATGCACACGGCCTCAAGCTGCATATGGACGGCGCCCGGTTCACCAATGCGATGCTTGGCCTCGGCTGCTCACCCGCTGAGGCAACATGGAAAGCCGGAGTGGATGCGCTGTCCTTCGGCGCCACCAAGAACGGTGCCTTTGCGGCGGAAGCGGTGATCTTCTTCGATCCGCAAGCGGCGAAGGATTTTGAGTTCCGGCGCAAGCGCGGCGGCCATCTGTTCTCCAAGATGCGCTTTCTGTCGGCCCAGATCGCTGCCTATCTCGAGAATGACAACTGGCTGCGCTACGCCAGGACCGCGAACGATGCCGCCCGCCGCTTGGCGGACGATCTCACGTCTCTGTCTGGCGTGGAGCTCCTTCACGTGGTCGAAGGCAACGAGATCTTTGCCCGGATATCGGGGCCGGTGCATCAGGCCCTGCGTTCCGCCGGATGCCAGTATTACGCCTTCGCCGAGGCGGATGACGGCAGTGTGGGTATTCGCCTCGTCACCGCGTTCAATACGACCGAGGCCGATACCGAGCATTTCCTGAAGGCGGCCCGTGCTGGAGCAGGGGAGGCCGCAGCATGACCACCGCCGGACGGTATCCCGAAAACGATTACAAGAGTGACGCCACGCTGCCGCTGGACGGTGTGCGGGTGCTCGATCTCTCCCGGCTCGTTGCCGGCAATATGGTGACGCACGTGCTGGCCGATTACGGCGCCGAGGTGATCAAGATCGAGCGGCCGGGCTTCGGCGACGACCTGCGCAACTGGCGGACCGAGGGTGTGGCGACGCACTGGAAGGTCTACTGCCGGAACAAGAAGAGCATCACCCTCGATCTGCGGAAGCCGGAAGGCAAGGCGCTGTTCCTGAAGCTGGTGGAAACCGCCGATGCCATCGTGGAGAACTTCAAGCCGGGCACCCTGGAAGACTGGGGTCTCGGGCCTGACGTTCTGCAGGGACTGAACCCGAAGCTGACGCTGGTCCGCGTCTCCGGCTGGGGGCAGACCGGCCCATGGAAGCACAAGCCCGGTTTCGGCTCGCTGGTCGAGGCGATGAGCGGGTTTGCCGCGCTGAACGGTTTCGGCGACCGGCCGCCGGTACTGCCGCCGCTGGCTTTGGCGGACATGATCGCCGGGCTCTATGGCGCCTTTTCGGTCATGGTGGCGCTGCGTAATGTCGAGGTGTCGGGCGGCAAGGGCCAGAGCATCGATCTCTCCCTGTTCGAGCCGATCCACGCCATCCTCGGCCCGGAGGCGGCGAATTACGCGCTCAGCGGCAAGGTGCCGGAGCGCACTGGCAGCCGCTCCAACCTGACCGCCCCGCGCAATACCTATCGATGCAAGGACGGTAAATATGTGGCGCTGTCCGGCTCCATCCAGGCCATGGCGGAGCGGCTGTTCCGCACCATCGGGCGGCCGGAGCTGATCGACGATCCGCGCTTCAAGACCAATTCCGACAGAGTGAAGCACAACGACATTCTGGACCCGATCATCGCCGAGTATATGGGCGAACGGACCCAGGCCGAATGCCTCGCCATCTTCGAGGAAGCGGGCGTGACTGTCGGCCCCGTCGCCGATGTCGCCCAGCTTGCGGATGACGATTACATGGAAGGCCGTGGCGTGATCGAGAGCTTCCCGGACGCGGAAATCGGCGCCCTGCCGATGCATGCTGTTATCCCGCGCATGTCGGACACGCCGGGCGGTGTGCGCAGCCCGGCGCCGGAACTTGGCCAGCACAATGACGAGGTCTGGTCCGCGCTTGGCCTTGATGCGGCAGAACAGGCAAAACTGACCGATGCGGGAGTGATCTGACATGGCTGGTGCTCTCCCTCTCTGGCGTTCACTGCTCTATGTGCCCGTCACGAACCAGCGCTTTGTCGAGAAGGCTTCGGCGCGCGGCGCGGACGTCATCAAGCTCGATCTTGAAGACAGCATCCCGCCAGCGGAAAAGCCCGCTGCACGGGCGGCCGTGCGCGATGCAGCCCGGCTGATCTCGAATGCCGGCACGGAAGTGCTGGTCCGCATCAACCGGCCCTGGCGGATGACCGTGTTGGATCTGGAAGCCGCAATCTGGCCGGAAGTCTCTGGCCTGTGCCTGCCGAAACTGGAATCCGCCGACCATCTCGCCTTCCTCGACGAAACCGTCGAGGAGCTGGAACGCGAGCGCGACATGGCGGTCGGCTCCGTCCGCTTCATGGGGCTGATTGAAACCCCGCGTGGCCTGAATAATGTGCGCGCCATCGCCAAGGCCAACCGGCGCCTGATGGGCCTGTCCCTCGGCCAGGAAGACTATTCCGCCGCGC belongs to Nisaea sp. and includes:
- the rpoH gene encoding RNA polymerase sigma factor RpoH; amino-acid sequence: MAQATQLPTMSVEGNLTRYLQEIRKFPMLKPEEEYMLAKSWREHDDSDAAHKLVTSHLRLVAKIAMGYRGYGLPVAELISEGNVGMMQAVKRFDPERGFRLATYAMWWIRAAIQEYILHSWSLVKIGTTAAQKKLFFNLRKLKGQMQAIEEGDLSPERVTAIATKLEVPEKDVVNMNRRLAAPDHSLNAPLRIDGEGEWQDWLVDEGDSQETQLAESEELDQRRQLLSIGMETLNERERHILTERRLQENPTTLEDLSQVYNISRERVRQIEVRAFEKLQKAMRNAAMEQRLETV
- a CDS encoding RluA family pseudouridine synthase, coding for MSGDAEAREENVDRVDRWLAGRLAEMPDSPNLSRSRLKNLILEGRVSCGDGTITDPSETVKPGHTYRVDIPPPEPAEPEAEEIPLSIVYEDDDLIVVNKQAGLVVHPAPGSWDGTLVNALLAHCGGSLSGIGGVKRPGIVHRIDKDTSGLMVVAKSDDAHQGLVVQFAAHTIERRYRAVVRGVPTKSSDRIEGAIGRSQRNRKKMAVTATGKPAVTHYKVLERFGMKAALVECRLETGRTHQIRVHMANIGHALIGDPLYGRSNKASDPEAIRAFTRQALHAAVLGFEHPISREMLRFESPLPTDMELLLAGLRNNPE
- a CDS encoding low specificity L-threonine aldolase, whose amino-acid sequence is MTSNPNIWNVNFASDNVAGAAPEIMTALQEASTGFAMPYGNDDLTEIVRRRLAETFETELAAYPVATGTAANSLALSVLSPPYGVVFCHEGAHIEEDECAAPEFYIGGGKLTLLSGENGKFSADTLAKKLGDPSAASAVHHAQPAAVSISQLTEKGTAYSLDEIRAIADVAHAHGLKLHMDGARFTNAMLGLGCSPAEATWKAGVDALSFGATKNGAFAAEAVIFFDPQAAKDFEFRRKRGGHLFSKMRFLSAQIAAYLENDNWLRYARTANDAARRLADDLTSLSGVELLHVVEGNEIFARISGPVHQALRSAGCQYYAFAEADDGSVGIRLVTAFNTTEADTEHFLKAARAGAGEAAA
- a CDS encoding CoA transferase is translated as MTTAGRYPENDYKSDATLPLDGVRVLDLSRLVAGNMVTHVLADYGAEVIKIERPGFGDDLRNWRTEGVATHWKVYCRNKKSITLDLRKPEGKALFLKLVETADAIVENFKPGTLEDWGLGPDVLQGLNPKLTLVRVSGWGQTGPWKHKPGFGSLVEAMSGFAALNGFGDRPPVLPPLALADMIAGLYGAFSVMVALRNVEVSGGKGQSIDLSLFEPIHAILGPEAANYALSGKVPERTGSRSNLTAPRNTYRCKDGKYVALSGSIQAMAERLFRTIGRPELIDDPRFKTNSDRVKHNDILDPIIAEYMGERTQAECLAIFEEAGVTVGPVADVAQLADDDYMEGRGVIESFPDAEIGALPMHAVIPRMSDTPGGVRSPAPELGQHNDEVWSALGLDAAEQAKLTDAGVI
- a CDS encoding CoA ester lyase, with product MAGALPLWRSLLYVPVTNQRFVEKASARGADVIKLDLEDSIPPAEKPAARAAVRDAARLISNAGTEVLVRINRPWRMTVLDLEAAIWPEVSGLCLPKLESADHLAFLDETVEELERERDMAVGSVRFMGLIETPRGLNNVRAIAKANRRLMGLSLGQEDYSAALGMPSLGPGDLIEDMRLVQRAAREADILPLGYAGSIAEITDMEAFRASAMRARQLGMEGGSCVHPAQVPILNEVFSPTADEVETADAMVTAYDAAMAEGLGAVSFRGKMIDVPVVDRARRVLVLRDRIAGKS